AGAAGTACTTCGATTTTGTGGATCAATGCCGGGCTGAGGGTATTGAGGTGCCCATTATTCCAGGATTGAAGCCGTTGGCTACAGCGCGGCAGTTGAGCTTGTTGCCCCAGCGCTTTCATATCGATATACCGGAAGATCTGGCCGATGCCGCGCTTAAGGCCAAGGATAATGCCGCTGTTCGGGAAGTAGGTATTGAATGGGCGGTAGAGCAATGTAAGGAGCTCGTTGAGCGCGGCGCTCCTGTACTGCATTTTTACACGATGGGTCGACCGGATAATATTCGAAGGATCGCGAAAGAAGTATTCTAATTTGCGCAAAGCGCAAGTTCATTCGACCCTTGGCCGAGTTTATTTGAGCCGTGCTCAAGTGAATTGGTGCTGCGCACCAGTTAGTTCCTAACGGAGTTATATTTCGTTTACTCGCTGCAGGCGAATACACTTCGATACAGCCGAAATATACTCGCGTAGCGAATTCACTTTGGTCGCTCCAAAATAGGTTCGCAAAGAGAACCAAACCTGTGATTTATACGGCCAACTCCACTTGTTATTCCTAATCAGTACTGATACCTTGATGCTGGGTTAATAACTTAAAAATCAGTACTATGAACTTAGAAGGATTTATTTTTCGGGCGCTTGTGCGCATTCCCTATCCGGGCTACTTCGCATTTCTGGCTTCTTTTTCGAACACCAGAACGAAAGATCAGCGAACTACAACCCTATGAGGTGCCCGGCATACCACTGTTGAGCCCCAAGAGCGATCTTGGGGTTTCTTTTTTGTAGCAGCTAGATCGCGATGAGGTCCTGCGGATCGGGTTTGCCTCGGGTAAATGGGACCTCGCTGCGCGAAATGAGATTTTTACGCTTAGCAAAACGCCATGAACTGGAGACTAGTTGCTTTCCAACTAAGACCTCAACACTAAGTACTAATTTTTCGGCCTACGGCCGGATGTGTGATTTTATCGGTGATTTGAATTTTACAGGAGCAGTTGATCTTACTAGCTTGGGTCAAAAGATCAGTACTACTATGAAACGATTGATACTCCTATCCATGGTGTGGCTATTCAGCTGTGCCCATGCCCAGAATTTTAAAAGTGTAGATACCAATGTCGTGAAGATGGGTATTAATGCCGACGGGGGCCACTTCTGGGATTATGCCGGAAGTTTGCACGAAGTACCCCGAGGAACGGGATAAAAGACCTTGTTCGCGGGCGAATGGTGGATCGGCGGCTTAGACGACAAGGGTAGTCTGCATATTTCAGCTGAGACCTATCGCCAAATTCAAGACCCTTACAGAGCGGGACCTGCCAATGATTTGGATACGACCATGCCGGCCACGGATAAAGTTTGGAAGGTCTCGCGGAGTCAAATAATCGATCACCAAATGCATTTTCCCGATCCAAATTACAGCATTCCTATAGATATTCTGACCTGGCCGGGCAATGGCGACGTATCTATTGGTGAATCGGCTCAACTAGCTCCTTATTTCGACGTGAACGGTAATGGCATTTACGAGCCAACCCAAGGGGATTTCCCTTGCATTCGTGGCGATATGGCCGTATACGCCATTTATAGCGATGATTTTCACTCGATATTTCCAGCCAACGTTGAGGTGCACACCATGCTTTACGCCTTTAACGGATATCCGGGTGTGCCTGAGCTCGACTCAGTCGTTTTTAACCATACAAGATTTATATATAAAGGACAAATGCAACTCACGGATGTGTACGCCGGGCAATTCATCGATTTTGATTTGGGTGACTACACCGACGACTACGTCGGCTGTGATGTGGAGCGCAATCTTTTTTACGCCTATAATGGTGATGAATTCGATGGCCAAGGTGGATACGGTTTAAATCCGCCCGCTCAAGGTGTTCGAATCCTCAAAGGCCCTTTGGCGGCAATAAACGATGGCATCGATAATGATCACGACAGTATAGTCGACGAACCTTCCGAAACGCTCGGATTATTCGGGTTCATGTCATATTCGAGTTTCCTGCATGATGCTAATGGAGTGCCTTCTAACGCTTTCGAGTATTATTACAGTCTACACGGGAAGTGGAACGACGGAACGCAAATGGTGTTCAATCAAACCAACGGTCACGCGCCTACCGGTGGTCCGGGTACTCCGACTACTTTTCTATACCCTTCAGTTACCGACCCGAATTATCCTGGAGTCGACTGGTCTGAAGCTACCGCTGGCAATATACCTTCGGAACGAAGGGTTTTGGGCAGTGTTGGCCCCATGACACTCAACCCTGGAGACGAACTCCAATTCGACCTCATGTACGGCTATTCCAGGGCTTTTTCCGGCGGTCGAATGGCAAGTTTGGGAACCATGCGAAACCAGTCGGATGCGGTTGCCCAATGGTTTGAGCAGCAAGATTTCGCTTGTACGAGTTCAATAGGTCTGGACGAAGCCGAAGTGCATGTTGGCATTTACCCAAATCCAACTTCGAACTATCTCAACGTGTCCATAGATGCGCCGATTCCCATTCACTGGACGCTGTATGCACTGAATGGTCAAGTTGTAACGCAAGGCGATTCGAGCGATTCGGGCTTCCAAATCGATGTTCGCAATCTGCCCAAAGCCTCCTATCTGATCGAGATCTCTGGTCCGGGCGTTCAAGTGACGAAACCGGTGGTAGTACAGTGATATGAGTGATGTAAGTGGCGCTGCGAGCAAGAAGTGGGATCAGTGCTATAAGTGCTATGAGTGGCGCGTTGCTCTATCAGTGTTTTAGGTGATTTGAATAGTGCTACCCTAATTAAGCATTCGAATATCGGCCTGCGGCCGGATGCGCAACTCCCGTTACTTCGTCAACTCTTGAAATACGCGTTCCAACGACTTGCTCTCCTGAGCGATCTCGAGGATCGTCGTATCCTGTTCAACGGCGAACCGGAAGAGGGCCTTGCGGAGGTCCTTTCCGCTGGCCGATTCGACCGAGTAGGTGTTCTTTTTGAGTTCTCGGACCGAGTCGGCCCCGGGGAGTATTTTCAATGCCGCTGTATCGACCTTATCTTCAAATTCCACCTTGACTACTTGTCGGTTCGAGGTGAGCTTTGAGAGTTCCTCGGTCGGTTTGTCGGCTACGATGCGCCCTTTATTGATGATGATCACCCGATCGCAAATGGCTTCCACTTCCTGCATGATGTGGGTCGAGAGCATGATCGTTTTGTCTTTGGCGATGGCCTTGATAAGGTCGCGGATCTCGACGATTTGGTTGGGGTCGAGGCCGGTCGTGGGCTCATCCAAGATCAACACCTTTGAATCGTGCAGCAAGGCGGCCGCGAGTCCGACCCGTTGCCGATACCCTTTTGACAGGGCCTCGATCTTCTTGTGTTTTTCGGGGGTAAGACCCGTGCGCTCGATCATCTCATCGACCCGCAGGGTCGGCGCCCCGGAAAGCCCGGCCACGAAAGTCAAAAACTCACGCACGTACATATCGAGGTAGAGGGGATTGTGCTCGGGTAGGTAGCCGACTTGCTCGCGGACTTTCATCGATTCTTCTTCGACATCGAAGCCATTGACCTTTACTTTTCCGGCCGTTTGG
The Flavobacteriales bacterium genome window above contains:
- the gldA gene encoding gliding motility-associated ABC transporter ATP-binding subunit GldA, translated to MSIEVKEVSKIYGDQKALDQVSFSIDTGEIVGFLGPNGAGKSTMMKILTCYLPQTAGKVKVNGFDVEEESMKVREQVGYLPEHNPLYLDMYVREFLTFVAGLSGAPTLRVDEMIERTGLTPEKHKKIEALSKGYRQRVGLAAALLHDSKVLILDEPTTGLDPNQIVEIRDLIKAIAKDKTIMLSTHIMQEVEAICDRVIIINKGRIVADKPTEELSKLTSNRQVVKVEFEDKVDTAALKILPGADSVRELKKNTYSVESASGKDLRKALFRFAVEQDTTILEIAQESKSLERVFQELTK
- a CDS encoding T9SS type A sorting domain-containing protein, translating into MFAGEWWIGGLDDKGSLHISAETYRQIQDPYRAGPANDLDTTMPATDKVWKVSRSQIIDHQMHFPDPNYSIPIDILTWPGNGDVSIGESAQLAPYFDVNGNGIYEPTQGDFPCIRGDMAVYAIYSDDFHSIFPANVEVHTMLYAFNGYPGVPELDSVVFNHTRFIYKGQMQLTDVYAGQFIDFDLGDYTDDYVGCDVERNLFYAYNGDEFDGQGGYGLNPPAQGVRILKGPLAAINDGIDNDHDSIVDEPSETLGLFGFMSYSSFLHDANGVPSNAFEYYYSLHGKWNDGTQMVFNQTNGHAPTGGPGTPTTFLYPSVTDPNYPGVDWSEATAGNIPSERRVLGSVGPMTLNPGDELQFDLMYGYSRAFSGGRMASLGTMRNQSDAVAQWFEQQDFACTSSIGLDEAEVHVGIYPNPTSNYLNVSIDAPIPIHWTLYALNGQVVTQGDSSDSGFQIDVRNLPKASYLIEISGPGVQVTKPVVVQ